Proteins encoded within one genomic window of Rhododendron vialii isolate Sample 1 chromosome 1a, ASM3025357v1:
- the LOC131329543 gene encoding protein SUPPRESSOR OF K(+) TRANSPORT GROWTH DEFECT 1 isoform X2, with product MYSNFKEQAIEYVKQAVQEDNAGNYAKAFPLYMNALEYFRTHLKYEKNPKIKEAITQKFTEYLRRAEEIRAVLDEGGSGPGPAANGDAAVAARPKTKGKDGGGGEGEDGEQAKLRAGLNSAIVREKPNVKWNDVAGLESAKQALQEAVILPVKFPQFFVGKRRPWRAFLLYGPPGTGKSYLAKAVATEADSTFFSISSSDLVSKWMGESEKLVSNLFQMARDSAPSIIFVDEIDSLCGQRGEGNESEASRRIKTELLVQMQGCTLSLPK from the exons ATGTACAGTAATTTCAAGGAGCAAGCGATCGAGTACGTGAAGCAAGCGGTGCAAGAGGACAACGCGGGCAACTACGCCAAGGCCTTCCCTCTGTACATGAACGCCCTGGAGTACTTCAGGACCCACCTGAAGTACGAGAAGAACCCCAAGATCAAGGAGGCGATAACGCAGAAATTCACCGAGTACCTGCGGCGGGCGGAGGAGATCAGGGCCGTGCTCGACGAGGGCGGTAGCGGGCCTGGGCCCGCTGCCAACGGGGACGCCGCAGTGGCGGCCCGGCCGAAGACGAAAGGGAAGGACGGGGGAGGAGGGGAGGGGGAGGACGGGGAGCAGGCGAAGCTGAGGGCCGGGTTGAACTCGGCCATTGTGAGGGAGAAGCCCAATGTGAAGTGGAATGACGTGGCGGGCCTCGAGAGCGCGAAGCAGGCGTTGCAGGAGGCGGTTATATTGCCGGTTAAATTCCCACAGTTCTTTGTTG GCAAGAGGCGACCATGGAGGGCTTTTCTTTTGTATGGTCCACCTGGAACAGGGAAGTCATACCTAGCCAAGGCTGTCGCAACTGAAGCAGACTCTACCTTTTTCAG TATTTCTTCATCCGACCTTGTTTCTAAGTGGATGGGTGAAAGTGAAAAGCTAGTCTCAAACCTTTTCCAAATGGCTCGTGATAGTGCACCTTCAATCATCTTTGTTGATGAAATAGATTCCTTATGTGGCCAGCGTGGAGAAGGCAATGAGAGTGAAGCTTCCAGACGTATTAAGACAGAACTTCTTGTGCAGATGCAG GGCTGCACGTTATCCTTACCAAAATAA
- the LOC131329543 gene encoding protein SUPPRESSOR OF K(+) TRANSPORT GROWTH DEFECT 1 isoform X1 has translation MYSNFKEQAIEYVKQAVQEDNAGNYAKAFPLYMNALEYFRTHLKYEKNPKIKEAITQKFTEYLRRAEEIRAVLDEGGSGPGPAANGDAAVAARPKTKGKDGGGGEGEDGEQAKLRAGLNSAIVREKPNVKWNDVAGLESAKQALQEAVILPVKFPQFFVGKRRPWRAFLLYGPPGTGKSYLAKAVATEADSTFFSISSSDLVSKWMGESEKLVSNLFQMARDSAPSIIFVDEIDSLCGQRGEGNESEASRRIKTELLVQMQGVGHNDDKVLVLAATNTPYALDQAIRRRFDKRIYIPLPDVKARQHMFKVHLGDTPHNLTESDFEHLARKTEGFSGSDIAVCVKDVLFEPVRKTQDAMFFIKTPSDTWIPCGPKQPGAVQTTMQDLAAQGLASKITPPPISRTDFDKVLARQRPTVSKGDLGVHERFTKEFGEEG, from the exons ATGTACAGTAATTTCAAGGAGCAAGCGATCGAGTACGTGAAGCAAGCGGTGCAAGAGGACAACGCGGGCAACTACGCCAAGGCCTTCCCTCTGTACATGAACGCCCTGGAGTACTTCAGGACCCACCTGAAGTACGAGAAGAACCCCAAGATCAAGGAGGCGATAACGCAGAAATTCACCGAGTACCTGCGGCGGGCGGAGGAGATCAGGGCCGTGCTCGACGAGGGCGGTAGCGGGCCTGGGCCCGCTGCCAACGGGGACGCCGCAGTGGCGGCCCGGCCGAAGACGAAAGGGAAGGACGGGGGAGGAGGGGAGGGGGAGGACGGGGAGCAGGCGAAGCTGAGGGCCGGGTTGAACTCGGCCATTGTGAGGGAGAAGCCCAATGTGAAGTGGAATGACGTGGCGGGCCTCGAGAGCGCGAAGCAGGCGTTGCAGGAGGCGGTTATATTGCCGGTTAAATTCCCACAGTTCTTTGTTG GCAAGAGGCGACCATGGAGGGCTTTTCTTTTGTATGGTCCACCTGGAACAGGGAAGTCATACCTAGCCAAGGCTGTCGCAACTGAAGCAGACTCTACCTTTTTCAG TATTTCTTCATCCGACCTTGTTTCTAAGTGGATGGGTGAAAGTGAAAAGCTAGTCTCAAACCTTTTCCAAATGGCTCGTGATAGTGCACCTTCAATCATCTTTGTTGATGAAATAGATTCCTTATGTGGCCAGCGTGGAGAAGGCAATGAGAGTGAAGCTTCCAGACGTATTAAGACAGAACTTCTTGTGCAGATGCAG GGTGTAGGACACAATGATGACAAAGTTCTGGTTCTTGCAGCAACAAATACTCCCTATGCTTTGGATCAG GCCATTCGGCGTCGGTTTGACAAGCGCATTTATATCCCCCTTCCTGACGTGAAGGCACGACAACACATGTTCAAA GTGCATTTAGGAGATACCCCTCACAACTTGACGGAAAGTGACTTCGAACACTTGGCTCGTAAAACAGAAGGTTTTTCTGGTTCAGATATTGCCGTCTGT GTCAAGGATGTCCTCTTTGAACCTGTACGGAAAACCCAAGATGCAATGTTTTTCATAAAGACCCCTAGTGATACATGGATTCCATGTGGACCGAAACAACCAGGTGCTGTCCAGACCACCATGCAGGATCTTGCTGCACAAGGACTTGCTTCAAAG ATCACTCCACCACCCATTTCTAGAACGGATTTTGACAAGGTCCTTGCAAGGCAGAGGCCAACTGTGAGCAAAGGCGACCTTGGGGTTCACGAGAGATTCACAAAGGAGTTTGGAGAGGAAGGGTGA